The Caulifigura coniformis genome includes a region encoding these proteins:
- a CDS encoding phytoene/squalene synthase family protein, with amino-acid sequence MTAAVVNDSITYCCDLAKRSKTQFYVTFFALPRPMFRDMCVLYAFMRKTDDLADDLTYSVEERVARLAAWRAALERTVRGEAVDDPVLPAVGDLVDRQQLNPQWLFDVIDGVESDLAPRTFETFTELNDYCYHVAGAVGLCCIQIWKFADPRAQEAAVACGTAFQLTNILRDVAEDLQNGRVYLPREDLARFGVDEPLLKVGGADARYQALMRFEADRARSFFAEAQPLLEWLSPAGRRVQRAMFGMYGGLLDEIERRRFDVQSRRVKTPRLVKWRIAARCFWPF; translated from the coding sequence ATGACTGCCGCGGTCGTGAACGATTCCATCACGTATTGCTGCGACCTCGCCAAACGCTCGAAGACCCAGTTCTACGTCACGTTCTTCGCGCTCCCGCGGCCCATGTTCCGCGACATGTGCGTCCTCTACGCCTTCATGCGGAAGACCGACGACCTGGCCGACGATCTCACGTATTCCGTCGAGGAGCGGGTCGCCCGTCTCGCGGCCTGGCGGGCCGCTCTCGAACGCACAGTCCGCGGCGAGGCGGTCGACGATCCGGTCCTTCCCGCGGTGGGCGATCTCGTCGATCGGCAGCAGCTGAATCCGCAGTGGCTGTTCGATGTGATCGACGGGGTCGAATCCGATCTCGCGCCGCGAACGTTCGAGACCTTCACGGAGCTGAACGACTACTGCTACCACGTGGCCGGCGCGGTCGGTCTGTGCTGCATCCAGATCTGGAAGTTCGCCGACCCGCGCGCGCAGGAAGCCGCCGTGGCCTGCGGGACGGCCTTCCAGCTGACGAACATTCTTCGCGACGTGGCGGAGGACCTCCAGAACGGCCGGGTGTATCTGCCGCGGGAAGACCTCGCGCGTTTCGGCGTCGACGAGCCGCTCCTGAAAGTCGGCGGGGCCGACGCCCGTTATCAGGCGCTCATGCGATTCGAGGCCGACCGGGCCCGCTCATTCTTCGCCGAAGCGCAGCCGCTTCTGGAATGGCTTTCGCCGGCGGGCCGCCGCGTGCAGCGGGCGATGTTCGGAATGTATGGCGGCCTGCTGGACGAGATCGAGCGTCGCCGGTTTGATGTGCAGAGCCGGCGCGTGAAGACGCCGCGACTCGTCAAATGGCGAATCGCGGCGCGGTGCTTCTGGCCGTTCTAA
- the hpnC gene encoding squalene synthase HpnC → MIALADVISDLAVWGPQSKAPALSVVEAEKYCRDLATSHYENFTVVSWFLPRELRQHMYNVYAFCRWADDLGDETGDTARSTELLAWWRGELDRCFHGQASHPVFVALRSTIERFQLDQQPFADLISAFEQDQRLTEYETFDQLRDYCRRSADPVGRLVLKLFEQSTPQHVEWSDSICTGLQLANFWQDVDRDLTKRRIYLPREDRQRFGYSDDDLHARRTTPAFLDLMKFEVDRAREFLVAGQPLLRSVRGRRLRLDLELFLAGGLKILEEIESIGYRVWDRRPTVTKAAKVGLLIRAMGRAIRP, encoded by the coding sequence GTGATTGCTTTGGCTGACGTCATCTCCGATCTGGCCGTCTGGGGTCCGCAGTCCAAAGCTCCGGCCCTGTCCGTGGTCGAGGCCGAGAAGTACTGCCGCGATCTCGCCACGTCCCACTACGAAAACTTCACGGTCGTCTCGTGGTTCCTGCCGCGGGAGCTGCGGCAGCATATGTACAACGTCTATGCCTTCTGCCGCTGGGCGGATGACCTGGGCGACGAAACGGGCGACACGGCCCGCTCGACCGAACTGCTCGCCTGGTGGCGGGGCGAGCTCGACCGCTGCTTCCACGGCCAGGCCTCGCACCCCGTTTTCGTCGCGCTCCGTTCCACCATCGAGCGCTTCCAGCTCGACCAGCAGCCGTTCGCCGATCTCATCTCGGCCTTCGAACAGGACCAGCGCCTCACGGAGTACGAGACGTTCGACCAGTTGCGGGATTACTGCCGCCGCAGCGCCGATCCCGTTGGCCGGCTCGTCCTCAAGCTGTTCGAACAGTCGACGCCGCAGCATGTCGAGTGGTCCGACTCGATCTGCACGGGCCTGCAGCTGGCCAACTTCTGGCAGGATGTCGATCGCGATCTGACGAAGCGCCGCATCTACCTGCCGCGCGAGGACCGCCAGCGATTCGGCTATTCGGATGACGACCTGCACGCCCGCCGCACGACACCCGCCTTCCTCGATCTGATGAAGTTCGAGGTCGATCGGGCCCGCGAGTTCCTGGTCGCGGGCCAACCGCTCCTGCGCTCCGTCCGCGGCCGGCGGCTCCGTCTCGATCTCGAACTCTTTCTCGCCGGCGGATTGAAGATTCTGGAGGAAATCGAGAGCATCGGATACCGCGTCTGGGATCGTCGCCCGACGGTCACCAAGGCCGCAAAAGTCGGGTTGTTGATCCGGGCGATGGGCCGAGCCATCCGGCCTTGA
- a CDS encoding AAA family ATPase, producing the protein MSDDEREAQAIRGLAAAYGRMREEIGKVIIGQTDVVDQLLIALFSRGHCLLVGVPGLAKTLLVSTISRILQLSFRRIQFTPDLMPSDITGTDVLQTDADTGRNVFQFMQGPIFTHMLLADEINRTPPKTQAALLEAMQERHVTVGSNTYRLPSPFFVLATQNPIEQEGTYPLPEAQLDRFMFNVVVKYPTAAEELRILKQTTGGEEPELKPALTGAQILALQEVVRKVPVAEHVFIYARDLVRATRPDDAIAPDFVKKFISWGAGPRAGQYLIVGAKARAILEGRFHVTSDDVKAVAHPVLRHRIVTNFQANSEGIGPDQVIDKLLATVPIEVKERAKTLARG; encoded by the coding sequence ATGTCCGACGATGAACGCGAAGCCCAGGCCATCCGCGGCCTCGCCGCTGCCTATGGCCGGATGCGCGAGGAAATCGGCAAGGTCATCATCGGGCAGACCGATGTGGTCGATCAGCTGCTGATCGCACTGTTCAGCCGCGGCCACTGCCTGCTGGTCGGCGTGCCGGGCCTCGCGAAGACGCTGCTCGTCAGCACGATCTCCCGGATCCTCCAGCTGTCGTTCCGCCGGATCCAGTTCACGCCTGACCTGATGCCCTCGGACATCACCGGGACGGACGTCCTGCAGACCGACGCCGACACCGGCCGGAACGTCTTCCAGTTCATGCAGGGGCCGATTTTTACCCACATGCTGCTGGCGGACGAAATCAACCGCACACCCCCGAAGACGCAGGCAGCCCTCCTCGAAGCGATGCAGGAACGCCACGTCACCGTCGGCTCGAACACCTACCGGCTGCCGTCTCCGTTTTTCGTCCTCGCGACGCAGAACCCGATCGAGCAGGAAGGGACGTATCCCCTTCCCGAAGCGCAGCTCGACCGGTTCATGTTCAACGTCGTCGTGAAGTACCCGACGGCCGCCGAGGAACTGCGGATTCTCAAGCAGACGACCGGCGGGGAAGAACCGGAATTGAAGCCGGCCCTCACCGGGGCCCAGATCCTCGCGCTGCAGGAAGTCGTCCGCAAAGTTCCCGTGGCCGAGCATGTGTTCATCTACGCCCGTGATCTCGTCCGCGCGACCCGCCCCGATGACGCGATCGCTCCCGACTTCGTCAAGAAGTTCATCAGCTGGGGCGCTGGTCCCCGGGCCGGGCAGTACCTGATCGTCGGCGCGAAAGCCCGGGCGATCCTCGAAGGCCGATTCCACGTCACGAGCGACGATGTGAAGGCGGTGGCCCACCCGGTCCTGCGGCACCGGATCGTCACCAACTTCCAGGCGAACAGCGAAGGCATCGGCCCGGATCAGGTGATCGACAAACTGCTGGCCACTGTGCCGATTGAAGTCAAAGAACGGGCGAAGACGCTGGCCCGGGGTTGA